The sequence AGTATTTACATGTTTCCTCCGGCGTTGACTGGGGTTCAAtgcaaaaaaaatgaaacaacagtttttaataaaacttaagtcCAACGTCAACAGTGGCACAGGGCAATAAAACTGCAGCCTTAAGGACACTAAAGGCGGCAACATTTTCCAATTGAATcatgattttatttgtatcaGGCAGCGCTTCGCGTCAAGTGGCTTAAGTTTATATTGTTTCCAGATATTGCATTACATAAGTACTTTATTGGCACGATGCGACGGCAAAGTTTGTATCCCCACAGTCGAGGTTATTGATGTAATATACTGTATAATCGGGATGCTACATGACAATTTTAGCTGCAATATAACTTGGCTTGTTTGATCGGAGTCGCATCATTGACTTATAGATTGAAATGAGGTTACAACTTTAGGCAATCCTTTTGTTCGATCAGTGAGATTACAGAAAGACCAATAAATCCGTTTCCGGCATTTCTTTCTAAGCGATCAGCATTGTTTTCTGGCACTATCATTATGATAGAGTCGTTACTGTCAGTTGATATTTAAGTAATTGACacgagaaataaaaatagtcacAAATTGTATTGACGATTGATGAACATGTTCGTAATTAGAAAGGCCCCAATACAACAATATtcaatctttataaaaatagctaACGTTATGTAACAGGAGATACGCCTAACTACATTTAGGAAACAAATCCAATCTCGAACACAAAATGACGTTATTCGCAACGGCAAACTCGGACGGACTTCGGAATGCACGCTCCCGTGTCAATGAATTATAAAAGGGagtttagaataaaatttgatcataactatataatataatgtcccACCGCTGAGCACGGATTTACTAGAATAAACGTAAGACCTTTCTTATATGGAATTGCTAACTGTATGCCTACGCATTCACTACCTGTAGAGGCTTTATGAGACGCACATTGACCTAAATATCTTTTTACTCGCTtttaaaccaagcgataattattaataaactcaTGAAATCGAAAACCAATCACTGGACcaagtttttgtaatttttcacTCCCTACTAAGTTATCACTGCATTCATGTGAAAATACCTTGTTGTTAATAACTTTCCAAGTCGAAAGCAAAATTTAGCATAAATTCTTAGCCAgtcgtaaaatatattgaatatgtCACACATGTTTCCCAAAACTTCTACTTTGAAGTAAGTTCGCAATAATATTTTCCCTACTCATACTTTcttacaatttactttttacgTTCGCTTGCTTGATAACTTGGAGGCGTCCTATAGCCAACTTAATACTTTGCATACGTcgtaaaatatttcgttaaatATTTGAGTTTCCGTTTGATCATTAGGAAATTTATTAGCTATTCCAACAGAGTCTTCAAATATTCcagtttaaattttacttagtACGCTACCAactgctttaatattttaagatttatgatgtttcatttttaaaagttCGGCTATATgctatatgatttatttatgatgtatGTATAagcatttgaaataaaaactaatttgatGATACGTGATACGTTAAAGCTGATTCGAATAGATTcagtataataatttctaacataataataaaaaaaataattcgaaactAAAATCATAATGGAATATAACCAACATTATAATCATTAACAATAGTCTCCCTGAAATTAATAGAATTAACACAACTGAAAATTATTCGAAACAATGTTAAATTGAATCGAATTTATAACCCAATATATTATCAACAATATTGTTAGTGAAATTAATCGAATTCTCACAATAATATTCAATCAGGCAAATGATACCGCGACCGCACGCGCCATGTGAATGGCGTGTAGAAATTTTCGCATTACGTGACCTGGAACGCAATGTTCTCCTGCTGGTATGCGCGGTACTACCGAACACAGAAGGCACCGCTATTTTCCAGCATCTGAATCAATTGCCGAACAAAATCTTGAATTGGAAATTTCAGGTTGtttgacaaaaaattatgtatagaGAAGATATTTAACAGGTGTCTTGGGCGTTTTGTAATCATAGAATAGGCACTATTATAGTTCGAAAGAAGATATTTTGGTATTACCCGTGTAGAAGGGTCTCGAATGTATAAGTATTAACTGAGATATACTTTGAAGTCGATTtccattaaaatttcaaaaacacCCAAATCACTTTCCTATTATGCCAAATTGGGTAACAGAATAATTGTTATATTGATGTATGTTGCATTCAGGTTTTCTATCGACGTACTTCCATTTGCCCgtcgattataattaaagataaactACTAAATGACTGATTTGCCGAttattaattgcaaaaagaaaattttgaatCGCGTTCTGAAATTCTTTACTCTTGAATACTATTTTCGGTGTACTACACCAGTTTTTCTACTTTGACAAGTTATGTTGGTATTATATATGAGGTTCAATAAAACGTTTCATCTTGACCAAATATCACCACATCTGGTCAAAAGGAtaccaaataaaatttcaccCATATAAGTGGTAGACTATACCTAAGTGATATACAGAAGTATTTTAGTATACCGCTTGCTATCTTATTCAAGGTTTGGGCCTGCATAATTACTTCTGTCACTCTTTCCTGATGAATGCAGACTTCAAAGCGCGGATTTGAACTTAATATTGGTTCTTTTGACTATCTTGAGGAAGCTACGTGTCGCAAAAATGCACCGACACcgaataattttagtaatataagtattatttgtaCAGCATGTAAAGTGAATCGAAAGACCTATTTGAATAGAGTATTCAGCGTTCAACTCTCGtcccaaatatatataaaatatattacctccTTTTTCTGGAATTTTAGTACCTAGCTATTTTTGCCTTCCGAAGCCAGGTTTGATATAAGAAGGGAAAACTGATCATACTTTAAGATTATGTTAGTATGAACATGTCCGACAGAATAGGTCAAACGTGTAGCCAGcacttacatttttaaacagAAAAACATTCAGGAAGTAAGATTGGTAATTAGTAGtaacacaattaaaatataccGAGATCTTATTTAGACCGGTGACCCGTGATTTCTTCCCGTTAATAGCAATACGTTTAGTACCTACTAGTTAATCTTCGTTTTTatcagaataataattaactttattactgTTTACGAAATatgataaacatataaattagaCAATAATAATTTCCGCAAGACAACACGCGACATAGTTTAAGCCAATTTCAATACTACATGATTGGTGTCAAGACCCATTTTGCGATCTATTAACAATCagctattaattaaaattatcatagaacaagaaacataatattctattaGGGAATGAGTTATGACCACCCCATTCGTCATAAAGTAGATTAATACCTACATAATCTGATACCATTCATTATATAGACCAACAAATGGCATGAATTGACATTCATTAAACTAATGTTTAATAAACTTAATGACGTTGTCATTTGTTTAatctaattttgttttactCCCAATCTAAGTTCAGTGACCTACGATATAGAACGATCAGTTTAGTATCGCACTGGACCTCGTCCCAATATGTACtggatatatatattattggttttaaatattgaattaataacaTCTAGTGTAGTGATAACGAGACATGAAGAAGAATGTGTGTTAGATTCAAAGTTAGTGGAAGAGATCAAATCTTATGAAAATGTAACGaaacatataattaatgaaataatcaaTGGTGGTTTCGGAGCTGCTATGTACGATGagtaagtaattatattgaatataaacgTAAAACTATTTACGAAACTCAAtacaaagtatataaattaattctataCTTTGTACATtactaaaaaaactttaaacttaacattaaaagttaatgtcatttaaaaacctatttcatttCTACTTACGTTGTTACTTTGAAATTTCTACGAATCCAAATTATTTTAGACGGCTCGAGAAGACACATCAATTATTCGCAATTTTGAGCACTTTATAAGATAATTATACTTGTAAgtgaatttcaaaataatgtaaaagcTTTACGCCCACTGCAAAACtttaatgtacaaaaaatataataaaaaactaacaaataCTCGGCACCCTCGTGATAGACAAAAAGATATgctattagtaatttattttactaagagctgatttttttaaacatctgATAAAATGAATTCGTGAGATAAAGTACAACACAAACGAATTTAAAATTGACAGTTGTATGTATAAAGTCAATTTACTTcacttttagaatttatttgatggataaataaatatctgaCTATTGCAATATTTGTCCTTTATTAATTTTGGATGTCACCTAGCATTTTATTTAGTGAGGAATTCAGTAAATAGTTGACgcataatttactttttaatttgtgagctatatcaaaatataagaaacatatATGATTTTACCCACAGAACagaagttaaaattaaacatgatACAGAAACGGTCTTGAACAAAATGACAATTACTGAATCTACAAACTTTAATGTAATTTGCAACAATAATCAATTTCTACGGCTGTTTCAGATACACCAAATTCATAGACAAGTTTGGGGCTCGAATCTCTGGGAGTGAAGCATTAGAACGAGCAATAGATCACATGGTTAATTTAACTGTTCGAAATGGATTAAATGACGTCACAACAGAAGATGTTAAAGTAAGTTAATTACTATAAACATATAGAAACaagaatttgaatattataagcCTACTTAGATTgattaactaattatttttaactaataggtTCTTCAAAACattacaagaaaataatttgCACTATCAGTTTTAAACACTCAATCGCCCGAATTTTCAGGTCCCACATTGGGTACGAGTAAAAGAATCAGCGGAAATGGTCCAAccttactacaaaaatattgccCTTCTTGGATTGGGCACCAGCGTAAGTACACCACTTGAAGGCATAACCGCGGAAGCCATTGTCATAAGCAGCTTCGAAGAACTTGATAAAACTGATGCATCgaaaattaaaggtaaaatagTTGTGTTTGATGCCCACTATGTAACTTACGGAGACACTGTTGTATATAGGGGACATGGAGCAACAAAGGCTTCACAAAAAGGAGCAATAGCATCTCTAATAAGAAGTATTACACCATTTTCTATTTACTCCCCGCACACTGGCGATCAAACATATGGTGAAAACATTACTAAAATTCCAACAGCATGCATCACCCTCGAAGACGCCGATTTATTACGTAGACTTCAAGATCAAGGAGAGAAACTAATCCTAACTCTAAAAATGACGTATACATACGACGAAAAGACTTCCAGAAATACAATAGTAGACCTTAAGGGAAAAGATAACCCTGAAAAAATGGTAATCGTATCGGGACATATTGATAGTTGGGATGTTGGAGAAGGAGCCATGGACGATGGAGGTGGCATGATCATAAGCTGGTTTGCACCAGTTATATTAAACATGTTGAAATTGAAACCAAAAAGGACAATACGCGCAATTTTGTGGACTTCCGAAGAATTTGGCTACATCGGTGCTGCTGCGTATCTACAAAAACACTTAAACCAATTACCAAATATCAATTTCATAATGGAATCCGATGAGGGTACTTTTAAACCTTTAGGGCTCGAAGTAGCCGGGTCGCCGAAAGCCCTCTGTATTATAAAAGAAGTATTGAAACAATTTGCTCCTAtagataaattaacaaaaagtgATTACCCGGGTTCTGACatcgtattatttattgaaaaaggcGTGCCAGGAGCATCGTTGTTAAACAAAAATGAACGATATTTTTGGTACCACCACTCTGAAGCTGACACTATGAACGTACAAAATAAGGATGACGTAATAGAATGTGCTGCTTTTTGGGCAGCAGTCTCTTATGTTATTGCGGATTTAACCGAAGATATGCCTCGAGCGTAAATGAGTACAATGTCGGTTTAATTTTAAGGATctgttaaataaactatttaagaaATAACAAACTTTGATTCAACATATAtaagtgaaataataaaaatatataagtgaaataataaaaacgaatttGTCATCAATATTCTACGAATTGTATTGGAGTGGTAAAGAGTCTATTTCAAAGTATTTGCTTTGGTATGAACGTTGTAGTCGCCGTATTCGTTTATTTGGACGTGCAATCAAACGTTTAAGCCCGAAGCGTTGAGTCTCTTTTCTGTGTTGTAACAAATTGTGCCATCCTTTGTAAATCCTTTGGGATTTCATACTCCGGCGTCCGTCAGGTCTTTTGGTACGATAAATATGTCAAAAGAAATCacaatttcaattttgttaAAAGCTCATACTGAAATAGTTCGAAATCTtaagcaaaaacatttttttatttatttttgtttcttaacATTTATGAAATGTTTTCACACTCCAATGGTACATCGGGATCCACAAGGTTTCCTTTCATAAAGATTATTAAGCGGAGTGAGCCACATATTCCTAAGAAAAGCTTTCACACAAGTATACTAGGTAGACGCGGCAGCGCATATTGTATTATACTGTTAAATTACCTTCTGATGTATTATTGATACGCTCAAGAACTATATCTTCGCTCGGAAGATAGTTCATAATGTTTAGTTAAGAAGTAACAATATACtcattactaataaaaatcaataagttgGGGTTTTATGTATATTGATATTCTTTGACACACTTTTAGATGTTTGACGAGACACAAATTAGGAAGAGATTTAAGTCGTACCTACAGCACAAATTGATCGACTTAATCCGTATAAGGACGTTCACACCTTGTGCGATCCCTATgttgttactggtggtaggtctctcataaatgtgagtccgcctgggtaggtatcaccgcaatgtccatgtctgccaccaagcagcattgtagtcactgttgtgttcctgtttgatgaatattttagccagtgtaacttctggacttaataagacttatcaCCTTAatggatggtgagcgcagtggaataccagacaatactttgtaattcaagatgttgaatGGTGTATCTTCTgcttcgtctcgtcattcaaaacaataaataaataactttgtcATAGCAAACTAATATGGACTAGAAAATTAATGGAATATGATCACTATTTCTTTCTGAGCACCAACTACACATTAAACCTCATTACTAATCCATTTTATTCCAATTCCCAATTCTCATATTAACAAGTGCTCCTTacatcttataataaatatctccAAAAGCTAAcccaatattattaaactatgcTGTCTTCCATAGCTTAAACAAATCCATTGACAAGTAGATTAATCCATTACGCGACCTTATTTAGAAGCTGTAAACATAAAAGCGACATCATCCTATTTCGCGCTCATAGTATAATGAAATCTAAAGCAAACATGGGAACAATGATTGCGTTTAAGACGCAATTATGTTGGGCGGCCATGTTACGAGTGTACACAGAATTAATTGCACGGACGCGTGTGTGGAGGTAATTTATGTCTCGCTGTTGCCTCGAGCGCCGTGCTCAAGTCCTATGAGAGGTTTGGTCaatatttattgctgtttatGACACAATATACAACCAAGTTACAAACGTAGTCTAGAATATATATGTACACATAATCTTGCGTAGTGTGGAACGACTAAGATTTATGATCTCACAtaaccatcatcatcatcatcatcataatcatctgAGGATATCCATCGCtgacatgggcctcccccagtAATTTACAGATCGACCTATTTGAAGTATTTATTGATCTATcataccatttaaaaaaaacaatttgggGATAACGGATATATTGACCTCAATGTGTAGAAATCCGCGCCTACGCCTCTCTCGAGCGTAgtaaaaaaacgaatataaaagGAAATGGCGCGCCGCTGTACTGAACTTCGAAACGCAACAAACTCGCCGGCCGCCAAAAATATATGATTGAAATCTCAGTTGCATCGCGttttaaaaagagaaaattGCCGTTAACAGTCTATGTATATTGTAGTTCTAAAGGCCTAAAGTTTTTTTAGCACAAACCGATAACCagcatattaatatgtttttatctttTGTTTATGTTCTGTAGAATGCGGCAGACGAAACAATATATCTACACTTCCCCGGACCGTCAAATAATCACATTGTCaatgttcatattattatgatgtcAAATATTCAAGGTAGATTACTATATTGAAAAAACCTAACAGTAAGTTGAAAAAATTACCGACTAAATGCGAAGTGTTTCAAATTATAACAATCTTACAAATACATCATAAGCAAATTGCTATAAGCAGTCTGTTGTGCGGAGCCAATAcgtacaaagaaaataattactggCTCCATTCGTGCTTGACTAGAACAACATGCAGAGAGGTAATCGAAACTGAAGATTAGGCTTTGTCACCGCGACACACATGGCTTATAATCTGCCACGACGCAAGTGATGAGACTTGATCTAAAGCAgacttcttttaattttaaaactaaatttttacaaattttcgcCATTTATTTCTGCTAATTtatgctgaagagtttgtttgctagtcgctaatatcaggaactaaaaaactgatttagattttttcactaataagaagctacattacttctgagtgctataggcgtATCCAAGAagaactttttcacgcaggtgaAGCCGCTGTTACGAGGTAGCCGCATATGAAGTCTGAGTGATGCCTTAGAATATCAacggaattatttttttctttatctgatCAATAGTAGTCATTATACTCATAAATATTCCTCATAATACGGAGCTCCAGCTGAAACACGTTTAATAGTAAATAGTATCTATAACATACGTCGCGTCCCGTTCTCCAATTGAAAATAGACATAATACCTAAACGTCATGCTACGTGCCGACTCGAGACGCAGCTATTTTTTTGCTTCTTTTTCGctactttattttagaaatatgctGAAATAGCCAGAGAATCTACAGCTCACGAATAGCTAATCCTAGCATACACTACCATAAATTATGATGGTATATCGCAatcatattattactataaaccTATTAAACGTGCCAGGTCACTGAAACAGAAGACTGCTGCAACAgctcattgaaataaaatcgaaaaacGATCGCAATTTTCTGTGCCATCCTTTGATAGTTCTTTTTTAACTTCACGTCCATATTTGAAAGTAATGTTGATACAACTAGTAGCGTTAAGTGGCGTGCGTGTGATGTGTCTCAGGCCTCAGTACCCTCCAGCGGTATTGCTTCATAATATCGCTCCACGACGCGGCCCTGAAACACTGTCTTCGTGGAAAAGAAAACAAGATCCCCTTTATTCAACATCGGGAATGTTCTGG is a genomic window of Manduca sexta isolate Smith_Timp_Sample1 chromosome 22, JHU_Msex_v1.0, whole genome shotgun sequence containing:
- the LOC115450160 gene encoding carboxypeptidase Q, with protein sequence MYWIYILLVLNIELITSSVVITRHEEECVLDSKLVEEIKSYENVTKHIINEIINGGFGAAMYDEYTKFIDKFGARISGSEALERAIDHMVNLTVRNGLNDVTTEDVKVPHWVRVKESAEMVQPYYKNIALLGLGTSVSTPLEGITAEAIVISSFEELDKTDASKIKGKIVVFDAHYVTYGDTVVYRGHGATKASQKGAIASLIRSITPFSIYSPHTGDQTYGENITKIPTACITLEDADLLRRLQDQGEKLILTLKMTYTYDEKTSRNTIVDLKGKDNPEKMVIVSGHIDSWDVGEGAMDDGGGMIISWFAPVILNMLKLKPKRTIRAILWTSEEFGYIGAAAYLQKHLNQLPNINFIMESDEGTFKPLGLEVAGSPKALCIIKEVLKQFAPIDKLTKSDYPGSDIVLFIEKGVPGASLLNKNERYFWYHHSEADTMNVQNKDDVIECAAFWAAVSYVIADLTEDMPRA